In the Peptoclostridium acidaminophilum DSM 3953 genome, one interval contains:
- the thiD gene encoding bifunctional hydroxymethylpyrimidine kinase/phosphomethylpyrimidine kinase: MKKVLTIAGSDSGGCAGIQADLKTFCAHGVFGASAITAITAQNTQGVRAIEDISPDIIKAQIEAVLEDIGSDAVKIGMLSRPQTIEAVSHSLRKHRPGNIVLDPVMVSTSGHDLLSADAKESLIKLMFPLAFLITPNIPEANCLTGLHIKDIADMEEAARKLFESCRCNVLVKGGHSAADAVDVLYDGKTFRHFASRRIDTKNTHGTGCTLSSAIAANLALGYSLEESVKRAKEYITLAIEHSLDIGKGCGPVNHMHAYLKKEMIKHVKQP; this comes from the coding sequence TTGAAAAAGGTTCTTACAATAGCCGGCTCTGATTCCGGGGGCTGCGCCGGAATACAGGCTGACCTGAAGACTTTCTGCGCCCACGGCGTTTTCGGCGCGAGCGCGATTACGGCCATAACAGCCCAGAATACTCAGGGCGTGCGCGCCATAGAGGACATCAGCCCGGACATCATAAAGGCCCAGATAGAAGCAGTTCTCGAGGATATAGGTTCGGATGCCGTAAAGATAGGAATGCTCTCAAGACCGCAGACAATAGAGGCTGTAAGCCATTCCCTCAGAAAGCACAGGCCCGGCAATATCGTGCTTGATCCTGTAATGGTATCAACGAGCGGCCATGACCTGCTCAGCGCCGACGCCAAGGAATCGCTTATAAAGCTCATGTTCCCTCTGGCTTTTCTAATAACTCCCAACATTCCAGAGGCCAATTGCCTGACTGGACTCCATATAAAAGACATAGCGGACATGGAGGAAGCAGCACGCAAACTTTTCGAAAGCTGCCGCTGCAACGTACTTGTAAAGGGCGGGCACAGCGCAGCCGACGCCGTGGACGTGCTCTATGACGGCAAAACCTTTCGCCATTTCGCTTCAAGACGCATAGACACCAAGAACACACACGGTACGGGCTGCACGCTTTCCTCAGCCATAGCCGCCAACCTGGCCCTTGGATATTCTCTCGAAGAATCCGTCAAAAGGGCCAAGGAATATATAACGCTTGCAATAGAGCATTCACTCGACATTGGAAAGGGCTGCGGCCCCGTAAATCATATGCATGCATATCTAAAAAAGGAGATGATTAAACATGTCAAACAGCCTTAA